Proteins from a single region of Chaetodon trifascialis isolate fChaTrf1 chromosome 10, fChaTrf1.hap1, whole genome shotgun sequence:
- the znf592 gene encoding zinc finger protein 592 — protein MGDMKTPDFDDLLAAFDIPDAPGLDAKEPIQGSHEETESQLKHTGICLDDSLLSNQAVTTADIPAVSVIVKNTSRQESLEGFGPALQNGFRGQETAIDTAETTNTGFSKSFASALNGESSRELLGKAPFQHKPGGTPIFSQSLSHFSPISSPESEDPQCSRDEMHPKERPCFPEASVLVEPSFPDNPKKLDLSMFDECPKDSDTSKNVQRSGAGSSRGQEPSDICVSNETDKASRIHRALLPPSSNQNFIETNCNTGTSMDVPTPYPLVKSQASKLSSCLEALVALNARKDPRESSAVHNDCMKASPNVPISPRSPRSPLETVKRLMKPSDSPVSICSDSSGKASPAVASGSPPAIPRVRIKTIKTTSGQIKRTVTSVLPDSETDEVHSAYESSPSQSMISEDSYCNMSPHQSQSAAADSIIQTKGTSASTSSPKVLHNKSESNSRRSGTMQSTAIFHNTSGPVKRSVAHQGQKPKRGSTTAGHTTSTNFLPKAMHLASLNLVPHSVAASVAARSSSHQQSQHTLSSTVYSTVPLVHQVKTAKPYPCTSTPNTAAGTLNRLLNNANPVPTYVPNLNPPPESNISLPPRGYCCLECGDSFGVERSLVYHYSRRSVHIEVGCMHCAKTMVFFNKCALLAHAREHKNSGTVMQCTQLHMKPIAEDQMFVPLSSEPVNADSYTSPSRSSKNQPVLPLYPDNVIRHRLRCLECNKQLPDYKALAGHYQRPSEDVEGLMCKVCSMLLPNKCSFRAHERIHAHKSPYCCPECGALSRSADIQKHVKENCLHYARKAWYKCLHCDMVFKTLQGQKTHIEEKHCEVFYKCSICPVAFKTTDGCEAHLKNKHSADKMSPQLIFKCSCETVFKKKPLLFQHFHQNANKRVTCVFKCPECNSVFPQKQLLMQHFKDVHVGNMTAEMENSSKEADSADWPQDAHPVQQQKSYSPVKRTDSPRKKAEQDARPRVKPTGWTCGECLQWFPERDSYVSHVKTTHGKSVKRHPCRHCEQSFNSTTSLRRHIRSDHDGKKKIYTCWYCTETKTVFTTSVMLKNHISLMHGIKNPDLSQMPKTAIQESKEALGKGPVSERPAVDAQEEGWDRTCSVEAPSAKRLKTQYRCSKCGFATDDRTQFQQHIPQHKTDENTPQCLHCGLCFTSVLSLNRHLFIVHKVKEEERGEEGQEEEEQSTDCNRKLSTQAQTQAVSLR, from the exons ATGGGTGACATGAAAACCCCAGATTTTGATGATCTTCTGGCTGCCTTTGACATCCCAGATGCCCCTGGGTTGGACGCCAAAGAGCCCATCCAGGGGAGTCACGAGGAGACAGAGAGTCAACTGAAGCACACAGGAATATGTCTGGATGATAGCTTATTGAGTAACCAAGCTGTCACAACAGCGGATATTCCTGCTGTAAGTGTTATTGTGAAAAACACAAGCCGCCAGGAGTCATTGGAAGGTTTTGGACCGGCATTGCAAAATGGATTCAGGGGACAAGAAACTGCCATTGACACTGCAGAGACAACTAACACTGGCTTTTCTAAATCATTTGCCTCTGCTTTGAATGGGGAGAGTTCAAGAGAGCTTCTGGGAAAGGCACCTTTTCAGCACAAACCTGGCGGAACGCCAATATTTTCCCAGTCACTTTCTCATTTTAGTCCCATCTCTAGTCCTGAGTCCGAAGACCCTCAGTGTAGTAGAGACGAAATGCATCCAAAAGAGAGACCCTGTTTCCCAGAAGCCTCAGTTCTGGTGGAGCCTTCATTCCCGGACAATCCAAAAAAACTGGATCTCAGCATGTTTGATGAGTGTCCAAAGGACTCTGATACTTCCAAGAATGTTCAGAGGAGCGGAGCAGGAAGCAGTAGAGGCCAGGAGCCCTCGGATATCTGTGTCAGCAATGAAACAGATAAAGCATCTAGAATACACAGAGCGCTTCTCCCGCCGAGCAGTAACCAGAACTTTATTGAGACCAACTGCAATACAGGAACCTCAATGGATGTCCCCACTCCTTATCCACTTGTAAAATCTCAAGCATCTAAATTATCCTCTTGCCTTGAGGCTCTGGTGGCTCTGAATGCTAGAAAAGATCCCAGAGAGTCATCAGCCGTCCACAATGACTGCATGAAAGCAAGCCCCAACGTGCCTATATCCCCACGCAGCCCCAGAAGCCCTCTTGAAACAGTGAAACGGTTAATGAAACCCTCTGACAGCCCTGTGAGCATCTGCAGTGATAGTAGTGGTAAAGCCTCCCCTGCAGTGGCTTCCGGGTCACCCCCTGCCATACCCAGGGTCCGAATCAAAACCATCAAAACCACGTCCGGGCAGATCAAGCGCACGGTCACCAGTGTGCTGCCAGATTCAGAGACAGATGAAGTTCATTCTGCATATGAATCCTCTCCATCACAGAGTATGATAAGTGAAGATTCTTACTGCAATATGTCTCCTCATCAGTCTCAAAGTGCAGCCGCTGACAGTATTATTCAGACTAAAGGTACCTCAGCTAGTACGTCTTCACCGAAAGTTTTACATAACAAATCGGAGTCTAACTCCAGGAGGTCAGGCACAATGCAGTCCACAGCAATATTCCATAATACTAGTGGTCCTGTCAAACGATCTGTTGCACATCAGGGGCAGAAACCAAAGAGAGGATCGACCACAGCAGGCCACACAACTAGTACAAACTTCCTTCCCAAAGCAATGCACTTAGCTAGTCTTAACCTGGTCCCTCACAGTGTTGCCGCTTCAGTTGCCGCACGGTCCTCCTCTCATCAACAAAgccaacacacactctcctctaCGGTGTACAGCACTGTCCCACTGGTGCATCAGGTCAAAACGGCCAAACCTTATCCTTGCACATCCACTcccaacacagcagcaggaacctTAAACAGACTGTTGAACAATGCCAACCCTGTGCCTACATATGTGCCCAACCTGAACCCCCCTCCGGAGAGCAATATCAGCCTTCCACCACGCGGATACTGCTGCCTCGAGTGTGGGGACTCCTTCGGGGTGGAGAGGAGTCTTGTGTATCATTACAGCAGGAGGAGTGTTCACATTGAAGTAGGATGTATGCACTGCGCAAAGACAATGGTGTTCTTCAACAAGTGTGCCTTGTTGGCACACGCGCGAGAGCACAAGAACAGTGGCACGGTCATGCAGTGCACACAGCTCCATATGAAACCCATAGCAGAGGATCAAATGTTTGTGCCCCTGAGTAGTGAACCTGTGAACGCGGATTCTTACACCTCACCGTCACGCTCATCTAAAAACCAACCTGTCCTGCCCCTGTACCCAGACAATGTCATTCGCCACCGACTCCGATGTCTGGAGTGTAACAAGCAGTTACCAGACTACAAAGCGTTAGCAGGCCATTACCAGAGGCCATCAGAGGATGTGGAAGGACTG ATGTGTAAGGTGTGCTCCATGCTGTTACCCAACAAGTGCAGCTTCAGAGCTCACGAGCGCATCCACGCACACAAGTCCCCTTACTGCTGTCCAGAGTGCGGAGCGCTGAGTCGTTCTGCAGACATACAGAAGCACGTCAAGGAAAACTGTCTGCACTATGCTCGCAAGGCTTGGTACAA aTGTCTTCACTGTGATATGGTGTTCAAAACCCTTCAAGGACAAAAGACTCACATAGAGGAGAAACACTGTGAAGTCTTTTACAAGTGCTCCATCTGTCCAGTTGCCTTCAAGACCACTGACGGCTGTGAAGCGCATTTAAAAAATAAGCACAGTGCTGACAAGATGTCCCCTCA gtTAATCTTTAAGTGTTCGTGTGAGACGGTGTTCAAGAAAAAGCCTCTACTGTTTCAGCATTTCCACCAGAATGCCAACAAACGCGTTACGTGCGTCTTCAAGTGTCCAGAATGCAACTCGGTCTTTCCACAAAAGCAGCTGTTAATGCAGCACTTCAAG GACGTTCATGTAGGAAACATGACCGCAGAGATGGAGAACAGCAGTAAAGAAGCAGACAGTGCCGACTGGCCCCAGGATGCTCATcctgtccagcagcagaagagctACAGCCCTGTTAAACGCACAGATAGTCCTAGAAAGAAGGCTGAGCAGGACGCCCGACCTCGCGTGAAGCCCACCGGCTGGACGTGTGGCGAGTGTCTCCAGTGGTTCCCCGAACGGGACTCCTACGTTTCTCATGTAAAGACCACCCACGGAAAG TCAGTGAAGAGGCATCCATGTCGACATTGTGAGCAGTCTTTCAACTCTACCACCAGTCTGAGAAGACATATTCGCAGTGACCAcgatggaaaaaagaaaatttatACTTGCTG GTATTGCACAGAAACCAAGACAGTCTTCACGACGAGCGTGATGCTGAAGAATCACATCAGTCTAATGCACGGAATCAAAAATCCTGATCTTAGCCAAATGCCAAAAACAGCCATCCAGGAATCAAAAGAGGCTTTGGGCAAG GGGCCTGTATCAGAAAGGCCGGCCGTGGACGCgcaggaggaggggtgggaTCGTACCTGCTCCGTCGAGGCTCCTTCGGCGAAGCGTCTGAAAACTCAGTACCGCTGTTCAAAGTGTGGTTTCGCCACAGACGACAGGACACAGTTCCAGCAGCACATACCACAGCATAAGACTGATGAAAACACTCCTCAGTGCCTTCACTGCGGCTTGTGTTTCACATCCGTGCTGTCCCTCAACAGACACCTTTTCATTGTTCACAAAGtcaaagaagaggagagaggggaggaagggcaggaggaggaggagcagagcacGGACTGTAACCGAAAACTGAGCACTCAGGCTCAGACACAAGCAGTCTCTCTCCGGTAG